One genomic segment of Bacteroides caccae includes these proteins:
- a CDS encoding acyltransferase family protein, with translation MNTPLSPVSGRLASLDILRGFDLFLLVFFQPVFVALGQRLNFPWLNDILYQFDHESWIGFRFWDLVMPLFLFMTGASMPFSFSKFKNAPNKWHIYRKIIKRFVLLFIFGMIVQGNLLGLNPDSLYLYSNTLQAIATGYLIAAIILLHCSFRYQVLITLLLLLLYWIPMTFFGDFTPGGNFAEKVDRLVLGQFRDGVYWGEDGNWHFSPYYTYTWIWSSLTFGVTVMLGTFAGKIMKEGKENRKGVVRLLLLLGIVLIGVSLLWSLQMPIIKRLWTCSMTLFSGGLCFLLMGLFYYWIDYKGHTYGLDWLKIYGMNSITAYILGEVVNFRCIAASISYGLEQFLGNYYSVWLSFANYLIVFFILQMMYKHRIFLKI, from the coding sequence ATGAATACACCTTTGTCTCCCGTCTCCGGGCGTTTGGCTTCACTCGATATCCTACGGGGTTTCGACCTCTTTCTTTTAGTTTTCTTTCAACCGGTATTTGTGGCTTTGGGGCAACGTTTGAATTTTCCGTGGCTTAATGACATTTTATATCAGTTCGATCATGAGTCTTGGATTGGTTTCCGGTTCTGGGACCTTGTGATGCCACTTTTCCTGTTTATGACAGGAGCCTCCATGCCTTTTTCCTTTTCCAAGTTTAAAAATGCCCCTAATAAATGGCATATTTATCGTAAAATAATAAAGCGCTTTGTATTGCTTTTTATTTTCGGCATGATTGTGCAGGGAAACCTTTTGGGATTGAATCCTGATTCTCTTTATTTATATTCGAATACGTTGCAGGCGATAGCAACAGGCTATCTTATTGCAGCAATAATTTTGTTACACTGTTCTTTCCGTTATCAGGTGCTCATTACATTATTATTGTTACTGCTCTACTGGATACCGATGACTTTCTTCGGCGATTTTACTCCCGGAGGGAATTTTGCAGAAAAGGTAGACCGACTAGTGCTAGGCCAGTTTCGGGATGGTGTGTATTGGGGAGAAGATGGAAACTGGCATTTTTCTCCTTATTATACTTATACTTGGATATGGAGTAGCTTAACTTTTGGAGTAACAGTTATGCTAGGTACTTTTGCCGGAAAGATAATGAAAGAAGGAAAAGAAAATAGAAAGGGAGTGGTGAGGCTTTTGTTATTGTTAGGCATAGTATTAATAGGGGTATCTTTGCTATGGAGTTTGCAAATGCCTATTATTAAGCGGCTATGGACTTGTAGTATGACTTTGTTTTCCGGAGGACTCTGCTTTCTGCTTATGGGATTATTTTATTATTGGATAGACTATAAAGGGCATACCTATGGGTTGGATTGGTTGAAAATTTATGGGATGAACTCTATCACTGCCTATATTTTAGGTGAGGTCGTTAATTTCCGTTGTATAGCAGCTTCTATCAGCTATGGCTTAGAGCAGTTTCTTGGTAACTATTATTCTGTATGGTTAAGTTTTGCTAATTATCTCATTGTCTTTTTTATACTTCAAATGATGTATAAACATCGTATCTTTTTGAAAATTTAA
- a CDS encoding DUF5000 domain-containing lipoprotein, whose product MRNMNNISELVKYAFVTLLGTLCLAGCGQDEKIGLNATDSVAPGLPTNIEVENINGGAIIRYTPPKDDDLLCVVASYMINGVERTTKASPYVDSLIVEGFGKVGDYNIFLKSVDKSQNESEPKTVSISPLTPPVEYIYESLKITDSFGGVSLTWKNPTRQNIILEVTKKENGEWVSLENFYSSIVEGQAKIRGLAAEPITLGYRIRDRWDNYSEMLELESNPLYEEELDKSKFKELPTRLPGDCEAMGGLPIRNIWQGNNNTDCFHSVTNSDNPAPGRCITFDMGQVAKVSRFKMWQRRGDANVWTYTHNNLKKYVIYGCTELTDEMYNSGVEKDGIMYPTFEGWTKIMDVECYKPSGQDNPNITNEDIEYIQNGDEHEVPIEAPNFRYVRILMLETWSGGTYAQIGEMTFWGQPATE is encoded by the coding sequence ATGAGAAATATGAATAATATATCAGAGCTTGTGAAATATGCGTTCGTCACATTGCTCGGTACACTCTGCCTAGCAGGATGTGGGCAGGACGAAAAGATTGGTCTCAATGCTACCGACAGTGTAGCACCGGGATTGCCTACGAATATAGAGGTGGAGAACATTAATGGAGGAGCTATCATTCGTTATACTCCTCCGAAAGATGATGATCTCTTGTGTGTTGTGGCGTCTTATATGATTAATGGGGTGGAAAGAACCACAAAAGCTTCTCCTTATGTAGATAGCTTGATCGTAGAAGGATTCGGAAAGGTGGGTGACTATAATATCTTTTTGAAGAGTGTAGACAAAAGCCAGAACGAGTCTGAACCGAAAACCGTTTCTATCAGTCCATTAACTCCTCCTGTAGAATATATTTATGAGTCACTCAAGATTACTGATAGTTTTGGAGGAGTGAGTTTGACGTGGAAAAATCCGACTCGACAGAATATTATTCTGGAAGTTACCAAAAAGGAAAACGGAGAATGGGTTTCTTTGGAGAATTTCTATTCCAGTATAGTGGAAGGGCAAGCTAAAATCCGGGGATTGGCTGCTGAACCAATCACGTTAGGATACAGAATTCGTGACCGTTGGGATAATTATTCCGAGATGTTGGAGCTGGAAAGCAATCCTTTGTATGAAGAGGAACTTGACAAGTCGAAATTTAAAGAACTTCCGACACGTTTGCCTGGTGATTGTGAGGCAATGGGTGGTCTGCCGATACGAAATATCTGGCAGGGTAATAATAACACAGACTGTTTCCATAGTGTTACTAATAGTGATAACCCTGCCCCTGGTCGGTGTATAACGTTCGATATGGGACAGGTTGCCAAGGTAAGCCGTTTCAAGATGTGGCAACGCAGAGGAGATGCGAACGTTTGGACCTATACTCATAATAATTTGAAGAAATATGTGATTTATGGTTGTACGGAACTTACGGACGAAATGTATAATAGCGGTGTGGAAAAAGATGGTATCATGTATCCTACCTTTGAGGGTTGGACGAAGATTATGGATGTTGAATGTTATAAACCTTCCGGACAAGATAATCCGAATATAACCAATGAAGATATTGAATATATACAGAATGGCGATGAACACGAAGTTCCCATTGAAGCTCCTAATTTCCGTTATGTAAGAATTCTTATGCTTGAAACCTGGAGTGGAGGTACTTACGCTCAGATTGGCGAAATGACTTTCTGGGGACAACCTGCAACAGAGTAA
- a CDS encoding SusC/RagA family TonB-linked outer membrane protein, producing MMNEKQNCGRILRLLILFCLYGICLPPLHAKQDIASPQQTGKTYTIKGVVLDFNNEPIIGASVFIPGTSIGVATDLDGNYVLKVPANTKNIEFSYIGYEKKVVPFNPKDLNVFRVVTMKEDSGIALEDVTIVAFAKQKKESVLGSVSTIKPAELKTTSSNLTTGFAGKLAGVVAYQRSGEPGEDNAEFFIRGVTTFGTGKADPLILIDNIELTSSDLARLNTDDIASFSILKDATATALYGARGANGVILVTTKEGTEGKMKLSFRVESSFSAPSKEVEIADPLTFMKLHNEAVRTRNPDGALPYLESAIAAREKGLNPMAYPMVDWKDMLFKDFTTNYRGNMSLSGGGRVARYYVALSYSRDNGILKQVPSNLFDNNIKLDKYTVRSNVNINLTKTTELGVRVSGTFDSYQGPIQGGSQVYSQAIKASPVLFPAMYAPDAANQYTNHPMFGNYGTSANYLNPYAEMARGYKEYENTVILAQLELKQDFSFITEGLKGRLLGNVTRTSYYDLQRSYTPFYYALDSYDKTKDEYTLSALNPDLGTDYLGYSPGSKKVGSSLYLEASLSYDRTFVEKHNVSGMLVYTVREGKSGNENTLQKSLPTRNLGLAGRFTYGFSDRYFAEFNFGYNGSERFDKSHRWGFFPSGGLGWVVSNEKFWADKPISKVINMLKLKGSYGLVGNDNISNNDNRFFYLSEVNMNNSGRGMNFGTNFDEGYNGISISRYANPKIGWEISHKMNVGFELKLFNDLEIQAEYFKERRTNILQERADIPSLMGFQAPIRANIGEAKGHGVDISLDYSHIFNKNWWTTVRGNFTYASSEFSEYEEPDYSATPWRSKIGSKLSQTYGYIAERLFVDDEDVANSPKQQFGEYTAGDIKYKDINRDGIIDEQDIVPIGYPTTPEIIYGFGFSVGYKAFDFNCFFQGSARSSFFIDPLRITPFAQPYDPDNELGGKQANNALLQVIANNHWSESNQNMYAFWPRLSDTAISNNNQSSTWWLRDGTFLRMKSAEIGYTLPKRLTSKAKLENLRIYVSGTNLFNISKFKIWDTEMGNNGLGYPVQRVFNVGIQLSL from the coding sequence ATGATGAATGAAAAACAAAATTGTGGAAGAATACTGCGATTATTGATCCTGTTTTGTTTGTATGGTATTTGTTTACCTCCCCTTCACGCCAAACAGGATATTGCATCACCACAACAGACAGGCAAGACCTATACAATTAAAGGAGTTGTATTGGATTTTAACAATGAACCGATTATTGGTGCCAGTGTTTTTATTCCGGGAACCAGTATCGGAGTAGCTACAGACTTGGACGGAAATTATGTACTGAAAGTACCGGCAAACACGAAAAATATAGAATTCTCTTACATTGGATATGAGAAGAAAGTTGTTCCGTTCAACCCTAAAGATCTAAATGTCTTTCGTGTTGTGACGATGAAAGAAGATAGCGGTATTGCACTTGAAGATGTCACGATTGTAGCTTTTGCCAAACAAAAGAAAGAGTCCGTATTAGGCTCCGTTTCTACTATCAAACCGGCGGAGTTAAAAACTACCAGTAGTAATCTTACTACCGGATTTGCAGGGAAGTTGGCGGGAGTAGTTGCTTATCAAAGAAGTGGAGAACCGGGTGAAGATAATGCCGAATTCTTTATTCGTGGTGTGACGACATTTGGAACAGGGAAAGCCGATCCGTTGATTTTGATTGATAACATTGAATTGACTTCATCAGATTTGGCAAGATTGAATACCGATGATATCGCCAGTTTCTCCATTCTGAAAGACGCTACTGCTACTGCGCTTTATGGTGCGCGTGGTGCTAATGGTGTTATTCTTGTAACGACAAAAGAAGGTACGGAAGGTAAAATGAAATTATCTTTCAGGGTAGAAAGTTCGTTCTCCGCTCCTTCCAAAGAGGTTGAAATTGCTGATCCGCTGACGTTTATGAAACTTCATAATGAGGCGGTGAGAACTCGAAATCCGGATGGTGCATTACCTTATCTGGAAAGCGCGATTGCTGCTCGCGAAAAAGGGTTGAATCCGATGGCTTATCCGATGGTAGACTGGAAGGATATGCTATTCAAAGATTTCACAACTAACTATCGCGGAAACATGAGCCTTAGCGGTGGTGGCCGTGTAGCCCGTTACTATGTAGCATTGTCTTATTCGCGGGATAATGGTATCTTGAAACAGGTTCCCAGTAACCTTTTTGATAATAATATTAAGTTGGATAAATATACGGTACGTTCGAATGTTAATATTAATCTGACCAAAACAACCGAGTTGGGAGTGCGCGTGAGCGGCACGTTTGATAGTTATCAAGGTCCGATACAGGGCGGTTCGCAGGTTTACAGTCAGGCTATTAAAGCAAGTCCGGTTCTTTTTCCTGCTATGTATGCTCCGGATGCAGCTAACCAATATACCAATCATCCTATGTTCGGTAATTATGGAACTAGTGCAAATTACTTGAATCCATATGCTGAAATGGCACGCGGTTATAAAGAATATGAAAACACTGTTATACTTGCCCAGTTGGAGTTGAAGCAAGATTTCAGTTTTATAACCGAAGGCTTGAAAGGGCGTTTGTTGGGAAATGTCACGCGAACTTCATATTATGACCTTCAACGTTCTTATACTCCGTTCTATTATGCCTTGGATAGTTATGATAAGACAAAAGATGAATACACTCTCTCTGCTCTAAATCCGGATTTGGGTACAGATTATCTAGGATACTCTCCGGGAAGTAAAAAAGTAGGTAGTTCCCTGTATTTGGAAGCGTCGTTGTCATACGATCGGACGTTTGTTGAAAAACACAATGTCAGTGGTATGTTGGTTTATACAGTGCGTGAAGGGAAAAGTGGCAATGAAAACACCTTGCAGAAATCACTCCCTACCCGTAATTTGGGATTAGCAGGACGTTTTACTTACGGATTCTCCGACCGTTATTTTGCGGAGTTTAACTTTGGTTACAACGGTTCCGAACGTTTTGACAAGAGTCATCGCTGGGGATTCTTCCCATCGGGAGGTTTGGGCTGGGTTGTGTCCAATGAAAAATTCTGGGCGGACAAACCAATTTCCAAAGTTATCAATATGCTTAAGTTGAAAGGTTCATACGGATTGGTCGGTAATGATAATATTTCTAATAATGACAACCGGTTCTTCTATTTGTCTGAAGTAAATATGAATAATTCCGGTAGGGGAATGAATTTCGGCACAAACTTTGACGAAGGTTATAACGGTATTTCTATCAGCCGTTATGCTAATCCGAAGATTGGTTGGGAAATTTCTCATAAAATGAATGTGGGATTTGAACTGAAATTATTCAATGATCTGGAGATTCAGGCGGAGTATTTTAAAGAAAGAAGAACGAATATTCTGCAAGAACGTGCCGATATTCCTAGTTTGATGGGATTCCAGGCGCCTATCCGGGCAAATATCGGTGAGGCTAAAGGACATGGGGTCGATATTTCTTTGGATTATTCGCATATCTTCAATAAAAATTGGTGGACTACTGTCAGAGGTAACTTCACATACGCTAGCAGTGAATTTTCTGAATACGAAGAACCGGACTACTCGGCTACTCCATGGAGAAGTAAAATTGGTTCTAAGCTGAGCCAGACTTATGGTTACATAGCCGAACGTTTGTTTGTTGATGATGAAGATGTGGCAAACTCTCCGAAACAACAATTTGGCGAATATACGGCCGGAGATATCAAATATAAAGATATCAATCGTGACGGAATCATCGACGAGCAGGATATTGTACCTATCGGTTATCCGACTACGCCGGAAATTATTTATGGTTTCGGTTTTTCTGTCGGATATAAAGCGTTTGATTTTAACTGCTTCTTCCAGGGATCGGCACGGTCTTCCTTCTTTATTGACCCTTTGCGTATCACTCCGTTTGCCCAGCCTTATGACCCGGACAACGAATTGGGAGGAAAACAGGCTAACAATGCTTTGCTTCAGGTTATCGCCAATAATCATTGGAGCGAGTCCAACCAGAATATGTATGCTTTCTGGCCACGGTTGTCGGATACGGCTATCAGTAATAATAACCAGTCGAGTACATGGTGGTTGCGTGACGGTACTTTCTTGCGTATGAAATCGGCAGAAATAGGCTATACGCTTCCAAAGCGGCTGACCAGTAAAGCTAAATTGGAAAACTTGCGTATTTACGTAAGCGGGACGAACTTGTTCAATATTTCCAAATTCAAAATTTGGGATACGGAAATGGGGAACAACGGTTTGGGATATCCTGTTCAACGAGTATTTAATGTAGGTATTCAACTTTCACTCTAA
- a CDS encoding DUF5018-related domain-containing protein: protein MNRIKLSDIKWLLVLLCLPFVSSCKDDLEAYEEAEITSVGAYHRYYTTEKDALTGEFKVAEKELEKSNSINEDEAVVTATFTVPAASGSFTDAERAKVSLNKLVVYFNVSTAARVTPLDGSPKLGAPGDWTSERRYSVMAANGTKKTWTVKVVLNK from the coding sequence ATGAATAGAATTAAATTATCAGACATAAAATGGTTGCTTGTACTGTTGTGCTTGCCATTTGTTTCCTCATGTAAAGATGATCTTGAGGCTTATGAAGAAGCGGAAATTACCTCAGTCGGTGCATATCACCGCTACTATACAACAGAGAAGGATGCTTTGACAGGTGAGTTTAAGGTGGCGGAGAAGGAATTGGAGAAGTCCAATAGTATCAACGAAGACGAAGCGGTTGTTACTGCGACTTTCACGGTTCCTGCTGCCAGTGGCAGTTTTACTGATGCTGAACGTGCAAAAGTGTCGTTGAATAAGTTGGTTGTATACTTCAATGTGTCTACTGCTGCACGCGTGACACCACTGGATGGCTCCCCGAAGTTAGGGGCTCCGGGCGATTGGACCTCAGAACGTAGATATAGTGTCATGGCTGCAAATGGAACAAAGAAAACATGGACTGTCAAAGTTGTGTTGAATAAATAG
- a CDS encoding RagB/SusD family nutrient uptake outer membrane protein has translation MKKIIISISLVIAAMLCSTSCSDYLDIVPEGTPSMDNAFSNRINSFKFLHTCYSYLPSWDQGGSIGFLAGDEHWLMPKGTGFIDQRISLNAWEIGRGEQNNNDPYQNFWDGGNGGTNLWVAIRDCNIFLENINKPLDLQNYERTRWIAEVKFLKAYYHYYLFMLYGPIPIMDTNIAVDASQDEVRRYREPVDDVVAYISNLLDEAYKDLPSKITDPGQEMGRITQPIAKAVKAQLLLLAASPLFNGNSDYINVKDNQGRHLFPTQVDNSKWKLAADAALEAINCAKENGHEKLYTFSLPINSISAATRKLLDIGEAVTEKWNEEIIWGSTRNVNGLQTVAMAKHTKGSHYNARSVLGPTLSVAEAFYSSNGVPISEDNSDFWTANYPNRYEITTIPDEGNNKYYLQIGEQTAYLHLNREPRFYASLSFDRGTWYGDGYTNDEPANLAFYHFRAKEVSGRQTSEDHSYTGYLNKKVCSYKTGLTKDGFSPYRYSFPIIRLADLYLMYAEALNESQESPTQDVYDYVDLVRERAGLKGVKESWSKYSKSPDKPNTKNGMREIIRMERLNELACEGKRFWDLRRWKKELPREVKGWHIQGETAQEFYRVTTIYLRSKYSYKDYLWPLKLETILKDPNLVQNPGW, from the coding sequence ATGAAAAAAATAATCATATCCATATCACTCGTGATTGCTGCCATGCTGTGTAGCACTTCTTGTAGTGATTACCTAGATATAGTGCCCGAAGGTACTCCAAGCATGGATAATGCCTTCAGCAACCGCATTAATTCATTTAAGTTTCTACATACTTGTTATAGTTACCTGCCTTCATGGGATCAGGGTGGCTCCATTGGCTTTTTGGCAGGTGATGAACATTGGTTAATGCCTAAAGGAACCGGTTTTATAGATCAGCGTATCTCTCTCAACGCATGGGAAATAGGTCGCGGTGAACAAAATAATAATGACCCCTACCAGAATTTTTGGGATGGAGGAAATGGGGGAACCAATCTTTGGGTAGCTATCCGCGATTGTAATATTTTCTTGGAAAATATCAACAAACCTCTCGATTTGCAGAATTATGAACGCACCCGTTGGATTGCGGAAGTAAAATTCCTCAAAGCATATTATCATTATTATCTGTTTATGCTTTACGGTCCTATTCCTATCATGGATACTAATATTGCGGTAGATGCTTCACAGGATGAAGTAAGGCGTTATCGCGAGCCGGTGGATGATGTAGTGGCTTATATCTCTAACCTGCTGGATGAAGCATATAAAGATCTGCCTTCAAAGATCACAGATCCAGGACAGGAGATGGGGCGCATCACCCAGCCAATTGCAAAAGCAGTAAAAGCACAATTGTTATTATTGGCTGCCAGCCCTTTGTTTAATGGAAATTCGGATTATATTAATGTGAAAGATAATCAGGGTAGGCATTTGTTCCCGACACAGGTTGATAACAGTAAATGGAAATTGGCAGCAGACGCAGCGCTTGAAGCGATAAATTGTGCAAAAGAAAATGGTCACGAGAAACTTTATACTTTCTCTTTGCCGATCAATAGTATTTCTGCGGCAACACGCAAACTGCTGGATATCGGTGAGGCTGTCACAGAAAAATGGAATGAAGAAATTATTTGGGGAAGTACTCGGAACGTTAACGGATTGCAGACGGTTGCAATGGCTAAACATACGAAGGGGAGCCACTATAACGCGCGTTCTGTTTTAGGACCAACTTTATCAGTAGCCGAAGCATTCTATTCTTCAAATGGTGTGCCTATTTCTGAAGATAACAGTGATTTCTGGACGGCTAATTATCCTAACCGCTATGAGATTACCACTATCCCGGATGAGGGAAATAATAAATATTACCTTCAGATAGGAGAGCAAACAGCCTATCTTCACTTGAACCGTGAACCGCGTTTCTATGCTTCATTGTCATTCGACCGTGGAACATGGTATGGAGATGGTTATACGAATGATGAGCCGGCAAATCTTGCTTTCTATCATTTTCGGGCAAAGGAGGTATCAGGGCGCCAGACTTCGGAAGACCATTCATATACGGGATATTTGAATAAAAAGGTATGTAGCTATAAGACTGGTTTGACAAAAGACGGTTTCTCTCCCTACCGTTATTCGTTCCCAATCATACGTCTTGCTGATTTGTATCTGATGTATGCGGAAGCTTTGAATGAATCGCAGGAATCACCCACACAGGATGTATATGATTACGTGGACTTGGTTCGCGAACGTGCAGGGTTGAAGGGGGTAAAGGAGTCGTGGAGTAAATATTCCAAGTCCCCGGATAAGCCTAATACGAAAAACGGTATGCGTGAAATCATTCGCATGGAACGTTTGAATGAACTGGCCTGTGAAGGAAAACGTTTCTGGGACTTGCGTCGTTGGAAAAAAGAACTTCCCCGCGAAGTGAAAGGGTGGCATATTCAAGGAGAGACTGCCCAGGAATTTTATAGAGTAACCACTATCTACTTACGTTCAAAGTATAGTTATAAGGACTATTTGTGGCCGTTGAAACTGGAAACAATATTGAAAGATCCGAACCTGGTACAAAACCCAGGGTGGTAA
- a CDS encoding RagB/SusD family nutrient uptake outer membrane protein translates to MKIIKYIVPALLGGMLTLQSCEHFLDTKPTETYSEELVWGSRSTADAFVLRTYPDILGLYHDFWGDDQITLNTILRQSCPGEARDLINREHDFGFNKFSIIRRCNLIIEQASASTALSDLDKKELVAEGKMLRAMIYYYQAKHCGRVIWVDRVLQVDDEFNLPLTESIDRTYDLILSDLDDAIAGLPEEYPAGRANANAARALKSEVCLTAAAYTTDATRKKTLWEQAVVAVDAIQGYSLDANYGGMFNQENSYSSTEIILARYFSKENTNGGDTYMQTVIPNQGNDNLKKLGRGPLFKKDWVFECWLEHSPSQNLVDDYLVIDQLTNEAKKWNTTSQFVNNTNVISNDAVRDLAVNADELDEHSLAYETKDKGRDTRINDFMYTHRDKRFYATIVQDSCEYYGELVTMHKTGNLQRCSLGEAPGTAEMGSTNYLWRKGVYINDWRIFVDVPTDYHYVIFRYGRALLNKAEALLCLAKSDPSKLSEAVATFNQTRTVHGGLPESEASTLVEAWKDYKIERHVELPMEGDYYWSLLRWGKYGEEANDGQPSGSEVIKELRTPATFIEISSDRHRMFIGTQGYGNADRTFSKKRYLYPIPQSLINANSAITEKDQNPLW, encoded by the coding sequence ATGAAAATAATAAAATATATAGTTCCTGCACTTTTAGGAGGGATGTTAACACTGCAAAGTTGTGAACATTTTTTAGATACGAAACCTACGGAAACTTATTCGGAAGAATTGGTTTGGGGGAGTCGGTCTACTGCCGATGCATTCGTACTACGCACATATCCTGATATTTTGGGATTATACCACGATTTTTGGGGAGACGATCAGATAACACTAAATACAATTCTACGCCAAAGTTGTCCGGGAGAGGCACGTGACCTGATAAATCGGGAACATGATTTCGGTTTTAATAAATTTAGTATTATCCGTCGGTGTAACTTGATTATTGAACAGGCTTCCGCCTCTACTGCTTTATCCGATTTGGATAAAAAAGAACTGGTTGCCGAGGGAAAAATGCTTCGGGCTATGATCTACTATTATCAGGCGAAACATTGTGGACGTGTGATTTGGGTAGACAGGGTATTGCAAGTAGACGATGAATTTAATTTGCCCCTCACTGAATCTATTGACCGGACGTATGATTTGATATTGAGTGATTTGGATGATGCCATAGCAGGACTTCCAGAGGAATATCCTGCCGGGCGTGCCAATGCTAATGCGGCTCGGGCTTTGAAGTCGGAAGTCTGTCTGACGGCTGCTGCTTACACTACGGATGCTACACGAAAGAAGACATTATGGGAACAAGCGGTAGTAGCGGTAGATGCTATCCAAGGTTATTCTTTGGACGCCAATTATGGTGGCATGTTCAATCAGGAGAACTCTTATTCTTCAACGGAGATTATTTTAGCCAGATATTTCAGTAAAGAAAATACAAATGGCGGTGATACTTATATGCAGACTGTCATTCCTAATCAGGGAAATGATAATCTAAAAAAGTTGGGACGTGGTCCTTTGTTTAAAAAAGACTGGGTCTTTGAGTGCTGGCTGGAACATTCGCCTTCCCAGAATTTGGTAGATGATTATCTGGTTATTGACCAACTGACAAATGAAGCTAAAAAGTGGAATACGACTTCCCAGTTTGTGAATAATACCAATGTCATTTCTAATGATGCTGTAAGAGATCTGGCTGTGAATGCTGATGAATTGGATGAACACTCTCTGGCTTATGAAACGAAAGATAAAGGGCGTGATACCCGTATTAATGATTTTATGTATACGCATCGCGACAAACGTTTTTATGCGACAATCGTACAGGACTCCTGTGAATATTATGGGGAATTAGTCACAATGCATAAGACCGGTAACTTGCAACGTTGTAGTTTGGGTGAGGCTCCGGGAACCGCTGAAATGGGGTCTACCAATTACTTGTGGCGCAAAGGTGTCTACATTAATGACTGGCGTATATTTGTTGATGTGCCTACGGATTATCATTATGTAATTTTCCGGTACGGACGTGCGCTGTTGAATAAGGCTGAAGCCCTTCTTTGTCTGGCAAAGAGTGACCCTTCAAAACTGTCAGAAGCAGTAGCTACTTTCAATCAGACTCGCACTGTACATGGTGGTTTGCCGGAATCCGAAGCATCCACGTTGGTTGAGGCATGGAAAGATTATAAGATTGAGCGTCATGTAGAATTGCCAATGGAAGGCGACTATTATTGGTCTTTGTTGCGTTGGGGCAAATATGGTGAAGAAGCAAACGACGGACAACCCTCCGGAAGTGAAGTCATCAAAGAATTGCGTACTCCGGCTACATTTATTGAAATTAGCAGTGACCGTCATCGTATGTTTATCGGTACACAAGGATATGGAAATGCCGACCGTACTTTTTCTAAGAAACGCTATTTGTATCCTATTCCGCAAAGTTTGATTAATGCAAACTCTGCTATAACAGAGAAGGACCAAAATCCTCTGTGGTAA